In the Bartonella apihabitans genome, AATATTGAGGTCACCTACCAGAATGCTTGAAAGCCCGTCGCCCATATCGGCTTTAACGGCTTTCATTTCTTCCAGAAAATCCAGTTTGTGACGAAATTTCGGATTAATTTCAGGGTCCGGCTCATCACCGCCAGCCGGAACATAGAAATTGTGAATACGGATATGTTTGTCGCCAGCTTTGATTGTTACAGCAATATGCCTGCAATCATGCTTGTTGCAAAATTCCTTTTTTTCAACGTTTTCAAAAGGCCGCAACGATAAGGTTGCCACACCGTGATAACCTTTTTGCCCGTGAACAGCGATATGTTCATAGCCTGCCGCACGCAAAGCTTTATATGGAAATTTATCATCAGGACATTTGGTTTCCTGCAAACACAAAATATCCGGTTTTTCTTTTTCTATAACTTTGAGAATAAGGGGTAAACGTAAACGAACCGAATTGATATTCCACGTTGCAACTGAAAAACTCATCAAACTTTAACCTTGATTGAAAATATGCGGTTACCGGTTCTTTAAGCGCAAAAACCGAGAAAATCCAGTTTTAGCAACACCGGTACACTGATGTCATCATCTCAATCAGGAATGAGATCAACAAAACGCAAAGTTTCACAAAACCCGATCTATTAAAAAAGCATCCGTTTTCCTTTTGAACTGTCGGCGACAAATATCAATCCCGAAAAACAGTTTATTGTTTCCGAATATTTATTAAAACCGTTCGTGTCTTTTATCAAAAGTAAAAATGCGCTCTTAATGAGAGAAATAGCAATATAACCGGATATTAAAATCAAAAAATTCGTATAACCCGACGAAAGAAACACATTTTCTAAAAATAATATTTTAAATTCGATAAGATAAATTGGCTAAAGAACAGAACAAAATTTTAACACTCTGATAAATACAATATTTCCGGTTTGAATATACAAAACAACAGAATTCTATTCAGTATCAGAATAATTTTACAAACATCAATTGCCATTCCGTTTCATCGAAATACGCTGATAAGGAATATCGAACATTCCCTTTGCAAATCGTACACCGGTGCGAACATTAGTAATTTGCACAGTCGTCTCGAGATTTTGTTTGTCGACAATGGTCCATTGCAAAAGTTCATAAGTCTTGGAGTCAAAAATCATACGAATTTGACCTTTACCCAATGTCTTATCGGCAAGAACAATTGTCGTTGACCCTTGATCCTGACTGACGTTTAGAAGCTTACCATCCGAAAGATCAATTTTTGTATCGAGCAACATTTTCATGGGCGTTTGCGACAATTGGTAGAGATCCCAAGTATCAAGTTTGCGATTGTTGATCGCAACCGATTTGCCATCGGTAATCACGCGCACCGGTGAATTTTTATAGCTGAAGCGGATTTTACCCGGTCTTTCAAGGTAAAACGTTCCTTCGGTCATTTCACCTTTCGGGCTGAACTGGATGAAATCACCCGTCATTGTCTGTATTGCAGCAAAATGATTGGCAATATCCTGTGCATGTGCTGCCAAATTGGTATTTTGGGCAAAAGCCGGAGGAAGTAGCATTGTGGATGCTGTCACACCGGAGGTCGCAAAAGCAAAAGCGGCCAACATAATTTTGAAAGCGGGTGCACATTTCTTTGTCATTCATAATCTCCTGCATTCATCTTTGCAGTAACCTGTGGCATCACTGTGACAGAACGCTCCGAAAGCAACATTCCGACAATGACATGAAATTCAGTCTTTAAAAATTTTCGCCTTCTTCGGGAACAAGAATTTCACGCTTTCCGGCGTGATTGGCAGGGCTTATCAAACCTTCTTCTTCCATCCGCTCGATAATCGTTGCAGCACGATTATAGCCGATACCGAGCCGACGCTGGATGTAGGAGGTTGAAACGCGGCGATCGCGCAAGACAACAGCAACCGCCTGATCGTAAGGGTCTTGCGAATCTTCAAAATGGCTGGAACCGCCTGAAATGTCATTATCGCCATCATCGTCATTTTCTTGTGTAACGGCATCAAGATAGTCCGGAACCCCCTGACTCTTGAGATGCTGGACAATCTGTTCAACCTCTTCATCTCCGACAAACGGTCCGTGAACACGCTGGATACGGCCACCCCCCATCATGAAAAGCATGTCGCCCTGCCCCAACAAATGTTCGGCACCCTGTTCTCCGAGAATGGTACGGCTATCAATTTTGGAGGTTACCTGAAATGAAATACGTGTCGGGAAATTCGCTTTGATTGTACCGGTAATCACATCGACAGACGGACGTTGTGTTGCCATAATCACGTGGATACCGGCAGCACGAGCCATTTGTGCCAAACGTTGGACGGCTCCTTCGATATCTTTTCCGGCAACCATCATCAAATCCGCCATTTCATCAATAATGACGACAATATAAGGCATCGTTGTCAGATCGAGAGTTTCGGTCTCGTAGATCGGTTCGCCGGTTTCATGATCAAAACCGGTTTGAACCGTTCTTGAAAGCTGTTCACCTTTACGCTCGGCTTCTTTTACCCGTTCGTTAAAACCGTCAATATTCCTGACGCCGACTTTTGCCATCTTGCGGTAGCGTTCTTCCATTTCGCGAACGGCCCATTTCAACGCAACAACAGCTTTTTTCGGGTCGGTGACAACCGGTGTTAAAAGATGGGGAATTCCATCATAAACAGACAATTCCAGCATTTTCGGGTCAACCATGATCATCCGGCATTGTTCCGGTGTCATCCGGTAGAGGAGTGAAAGAATCATGGTATTGATTGCCACCGATTTACCGGAACCTGTCGTACCCGCGACAAGCAGATGCGGCATTTTCGCAAGATCGGCAATGACAGCCTCGCCACCTATTGTCTTGCCGAGAGCAAGACCGAGTTTGGCTTTATTCTTATAAAAGTCCTGCGTAGCAATGATTTCACGAAGATAGACAATCTGGCGTTTCGGGTTCGGCAGTTCAATACCGATAACATTACGCCCCGGAACAACAGCAACACGAGATGAAATAGCGCTCATCGAACGGGCAATATCATCTGCCAACCCGATAACACGTGACGATTTTATACCCGGTGCCGGTTCGAATTCGTAAAGCGTTACAACCGGTCCCGAACGTGCATTGATAATCTGCCCTTTGACACCGAAATCCTCCAATACGCTCTCTAACTGGCCGGCTCTTTCTTTCAAAGCTTCGGGAGTGAGAAGATCGCTTTTTTCGATAGGCTTCGGTTCGGCCAAAAAGTCGACACTGGGTAATTCGAAACCATCGGCGAGCCGCGACTTCGCTTTGCTTGCCGTTTCTCTTGGAAGGACGGTTTCCTCTTCCGGTTCAGTCCATGGCATTTCATCCGGTGCGGTTTCGGAGGGGGTTGAAAATTCGGGTTCTACCCGTTCATGACGGAACGCGTTTGTCCCTTCAAAATTGGGGACAGGAGGAAACATCGGTTCCTTGCGATGAAAAAGGCGGCCGATTTCTGCTCTCAACAAATAGAAAAGATGCATTGTTCCACCAAGAACGGTTACCATCAAAGATGCGCGTGCCGAACCATCATCTTCCTCTGTCCCCATGCGGTTTTCCGCTTTACGTCTCGATTTTGTTTTTTTCTTGGGACTACGGCGACCGACAACACCACCCGCTATGGCAGCGGTCCAAAATGCCAAGCTAAAATGGCAGCAATGATTGATGTTGAAACCACCGTCGGCACGGCTCCGAGAAAAAGATTGGCAAAATTGAGGATTTTATCGCCAAAGACACCGCCAAGTCCGATTGGCATGGGCCAATGCGCGAAAGGCGGCACCAGCGCAATAAGACCGGAAAAACAAAATGCCGATATTAACCAGAAAAAAAGCCGGTGGAACGGTCTTCCTATATCTTTTTGAGCAATCAAAAGAACCGACCAAAAGAAAGGAGGAAGAAGAGCCGCAACACTGGCAAGCCCGAAAAATTGCATGGCAATATCTGCAAAAACGGCACCCGGCCACCCCATGATATTTGTAACCGGATTATTATTGGCATAACTCAGACACGGATCTGCAACATTCCATGTCGCCAAAGCGGCGGCTGCAAGGCCTATCAATATCAATATACCGATACCGAGGAACGAGCCGAGCTGTCGGGAAAACATCTCCACCAGATGCGGGCTTTGATAAGCACCATCTGTTGTCAAATCATAAGGGGATGAATCCTGACGCATAACCTAACCTGAAAACCCGATAATAGCCGAAAGATATTTTTTATGGCCGACTATAAAGCGAGAGAGTTAACGGGTTATTAACCAATAAAAAAAGCCTAAAAAATAAAAAGCCCGTTTTGTGGAAAACGGGCTTTCTTTTTTATGCAACTGAAAATCTATTGGACTGTTTCTCCGTGCAAGGAAATGTCGAGTCCTTCGATTTCTTGCTGTTTTGTCGGGCGTAAACCAATGACGGCCTTCACAACATAAAGAATGATGGTTGTGACAACCGCAGTGTATATCATGGCGACAACGAGACCAAAGCCCTGATTGAGTACCGAAACTTTTGCATAAGCCTCCGGATCGGTAAAGAAAATATCGGAAGCAAAATAACCGGTCAAAAGTGCACCGATAATACCGCCTACGCCATGCACGCCGAAAGCATCAAGCGAATCATCGTACCCCAATGCACGTTTGACAAAAACCGCGGCAAAATAGCATACCGGTCCGGCAATGATGCCGATTATGATTGCACCGGATGGCTCGACGAAACCTGCTGCCGGAGTAATAGCCACAAGTCCGGCGACAGCACCCGAAATAATGCCGAGAACCGACGGTTTTTTGGATACAGCCCATTCGGCAATCATCCAGCACAAAGCACCGGCAGCGGTGGCAATTTGCGTGTTCAACATTGCAACGGCTGCAACTTTGTTTGCAGCACCGGCAGAACCGGCATTGAAACCGAACCAGCCGATCCACAACAGCGAAGCACCGATCATCGAAAGAGTAAGATTATGCGGAGCCATATTGACGGTGCGATAACCCTGCCTTTTGCCAAGAACAAGAGCAGTAATCAAACCGGCGACACCGGCGTTAACGTGAATGACCGTACCACCGGCAAAGTCGAGGACACCATCTTTTCCGAGAAAGCCGCCGCCCCAGACCCAATGACAAATAGGCGCATAGACAAGAAGCGACCACAATCCCATAAACCACAACATTGCTGAAAACTTCATACGTTCAGCAAATGCACCGGTAATCAATGCCGGTGTGATAATGGCAAAGGCCATCTGGAACGTGACCCAAAGATAGGTAGGAAATGTACCATTCAGG is a window encoding:
- a CDS encoding exodeoxyribonuclease III; this translates as MSFSVATWNINSVRLRLPLILKVIEKEKPDILCLQETKCPDDKFPYKALRAAGYEHIAVHGQKGYHGVATLSLRPFENVEKKEFCNKHDCRHIAVTIKAGDKHIRIHNFYVPAGGDEPDPEINPKFRHKLDFLEEMKAVKADMGDGLSSILVGDLNIAPYENDVWSHKQLLKIVSHTPIETKTLIDLCSQGGWVDLMRKKIPEPEKIFTWWSYRAKDWASSNRGRRLDHIWSSPDLVPHMQEMEILTEARGMEKPSDHVPVIMHFDLA
- a CDS encoding outer-membrane lipoprotein carrier protein LolA — translated: MLAAFAFATSGVTASTMLLPPAFAQNTNLAAHAQDIANHFAAIQTMTGDFIQFSPKGEMTEGTFYLERPGKIRFSYKNSPVRVITDGKSVAINNRKLDTWDLYQLSQTPMKMLLDTKIDLSDGKLLNVSQDQGSTTIVLADKTLGKGQIRMIFDSKTYELLQWTIVDKQNLETTVQITNVRTGVRFAKGMFDIPYQRISMKRNGN
- a CDS encoding ammonium transporter, with the translated sequence MLVSTAFVLLMTIPGLALFYGGMVRKKNVLATMMQSFAICCLISVIWFVVGYSFAFSGKNPYYGDFSLLFLKGISIDDLNGTFPTYLWVTFQMAFAIITPALITGAFAERMKFSAMLWFMGLWSLLVYAPICHWVWGGGFLGKDGVLDFAGGTVIHVNAGVAGLITALVLGKRQGYRTVNMAPHNLTLSMIGASLLWIGWFGFNAGSAGAANKVAAVAMLNTQIATAAGALCWMIAEWAVSKKPSVLGIISGAVAGLVAITPAAGFVEPSGAIIIGIIAGPVCYFAAVFVKRALGYDDSLDAFGVHGVGGIIGALLTGYFASDIFFTDPEAYAKVSVLNQGFGLVVAMIYTAVVTTIILYVVKAVIGLRPTKQQEIEGLDISLHGETVQ